A region of Streptomyces sp. NBC_01750 DNA encodes the following proteins:
- a CDS encoding Fur family transcriptional regulator, producing MSDLLERLRGRGWRMTAQRRVVAEVLDGDHVHLTADEVHARAVTKLPEISRATVYNTLGELVSLGEVIEVSTDRRAKRYDPNAHRPHQHLVCAQCGAIRDVHPAGSPLADLPDTERFGFTISSVEVTYRGTCPNCAAA from the coding sequence ATGAGTGACCTGTTGGAACGACTTCGCGGACGCGGCTGGCGCATGACGGCGCAGCGGCGTGTCGTGGCTGAGGTCCTCGACGGCGACCATGTCCACCTGACGGCCGACGAGGTGCACGCGCGCGCGGTGACGAAGCTGCCCGAGATCTCCCGGGCGACCGTCTACAACACGCTGGGCGAGCTGGTCAGCCTCGGTGAAGTCATCGAGGTGTCGACCGACCGCCGCGCCAAGCGGTACGACCCGAACGCGCACCGGCCGCATCAGCACCTGGTCTGCGCCCAGTGCGGCGCGATCCGCGACGTACATCCGGCGGGCAGCCCGCTGGCCGACCTCCCGGACACGGAGCGCTTCGGCTTCACGATCTCGAGCGTCGAGGTGACGTACCGGGGCACGTGCCCGAACTGCGCGGCCGCCTGA
- the hisN gene encoding histidinol-phosphatase — translation MPDYHDDLRLAHVLADAADAATMDRFKALDLKVETKPDMTPVSEADKAAEELIRGQLQRARPRDAILGEEYGIEGTGPRRWVIDPIDGTKNYVRGVPVWATLISLTVQGEGGYQPVVGVVSAPALGRRWWAAQGRGAYTGRSLTSASRLQVSKVGRIADASFAFSSMTGWEEQGRLDGFMDLTRACWRTRGYGDFWPYMMVAEGSVDICAEPELSLWDMAATAIVVQEAGGSFTGLDGRPGPHSGNAAASNGLLHDELLGYLNQRY, via the coding sequence ATGCCCGATTACCACGATGATCTGCGTCTCGCCCATGTCCTGGCGGACGCCGCCGACGCCGCCACCATGGACCGGTTCAAGGCTCTGGACCTCAAGGTGGAGACCAAGCCGGACATGACACCGGTGAGCGAGGCCGACAAGGCGGCGGAAGAGCTGATCCGTGGACAGCTCCAGCGGGCGCGGCCGCGCGACGCGATCCTCGGCGAGGAGTACGGCATCGAGGGCACGGGCCCGCGCCGCTGGGTCATCGACCCGATCGACGGCACCAAGAACTACGTACGCGGTGTGCCGGTCTGGGCAACGCTGATCTCGCTGACGGTGCAGGGCGAGGGTGGCTACCAGCCCGTCGTGGGCGTGGTCTCGGCCCCGGCGCTGGGCCGCCGGTGGTGGGCAGCGCAGGGCCGCGGCGCCTACACCGGGCGCAGTCTGACCTCCGCGAGCCGTCTGCAGGTCTCCAAGGTCGGCCGGATCGCGGACGCCTCGTTCGCGTTCTCCTCGATGACCGGCTGGGAGGAGCAGGGCCGGCTCGACGGGTTCATGGACCTGACCCGGGCCTGCTGGCGCACTCGCGGTTACGGCGACTTCTGGCCGTACATGATGGTCGCCGAGGGTTCGGTCGACATCTGCGCCGAACCGGAGCTCTCGCTGTGGGACATGGCGGCGACCGCGATCGTCGTACAGGAGGCGGGGGGATCGTTCACCGGTCTCGACGGACGCCCGGGCCCGCACAGCGGCAACGCGGCCGCGTCCAACGGCCTGCTCCACGACGAACTGCTGGGCTACCTCAACCAGCGGTACTGA
- a CDS encoding TetR/AcrR family transcriptional regulator: protein MPTARESLLNAALAALADLPWSAVRMVDVASAAGLSRQTLYNEFGSKDGLARALVRREADQYLRGVERMLAEWTGAADRLVAVAEWTVGEARARPLLRALLTGCWGERLPAPRPARSGAAMSGVPAQRRADAGLPAPAELVASVRDRSLAALGRGRQDSRTKEEWADLAHRCELTVRLALSYVIAPVGEGVGLLVRTAVGGAVSGPSPRAAVR from the coding sequence ATGCCTACAGCGCGAGAGTCCCTACTGAACGCCGCGCTCGCGGCGCTCGCAGACCTGCCCTGGTCGGCGGTGCGGATGGTGGACGTCGCATCCGCCGCAGGGCTCTCGCGGCAGACCCTCTACAACGAGTTCGGCAGCAAGGACGGCCTCGCCCGCGCACTGGTGCGGCGCGAGGCCGACCAGTACCTCCGTGGCGTGGAGCGGATGCTGGCCGAGTGGACCGGGGCCGCGGACCGGCTGGTGGCGGTCGCCGAGTGGACCGTCGGCGAGGCCCGCGCAAGGCCGCTGCTGCGGGCCCTGCTCACCGGCTGCTGGGGGGAACGGCTGCCGGCGCCGAGGCCCGCCCGAAGCGGCGCCGCGATGTCCGGAGTGCCGGCCCAGCGCCGTGCGGACGCGGGGCTGCCGGCCCCGGCCGAGCTGGTCGCGTCGGTACGGGACCGCTCGCTCGCCGCGCTGGGCCGGGGCCGTCAGGACAGCCGTACGAAGGAGGAGTGGGCCGATCTGGCGCACCGCTGCGAGCTGACCGTGCGGCTCGCGCTCTCGTACGTGATCGCGCCGGTCGGTGAGGGGGTCGGCCTGCTGGTGCGTACGGCCGTCGGCGGGGCCGTCAGTGGGCCGAGCCCGAGAGCTGCAGTCCGATGA
- a CDS encoding catalase, which translates to MTQQEAHVTQGPLTTEAGAPVADNQNSETAGVGGPVLVQDQALLEKLAHFNRERIPERIVHARGAGAYGTFTLTRDVSQWTRAKFLSEVGKQTETFLRFSTVAGNLGSADAVRDPRGFALKFYTEEGNYDLVGNNTPVFFIKDAIKFPDFIHTQKRDPYTGSQEADNVWDFWGLSPESTHQVTWLFGDRGIPATLRHMNGYGSHTYQWNNEAGEVFWVKYHFKTDQGIKNLTTDEANRLSGVDPDSHQRDLRESIERGDFPSWTVQVQIMPAAEATNYRFNPFDLTKVWPHEDYPPIEIGKLELNRNPENIFAEVEQSIFSPAHFVPGIGPSPDKMLQGRLFAYGDAHRYRVGINADHLPVNRPHATEARTNSRDGYLYDGRHKGTKNYEPNSFGGPFQTDKPLWQSVPVTGGTGNHEAPSHAEDSDFVQAGNLYRLMSEDEKGRLIENLAGFISKVSRDDIAERAVNNFRQADGDFGKRLEAAVQALRA; encoded by the coding sequence ATGACGCAGCAGGAGGCGCACGTGACGCAGGGACCGCTCACCACGGAGGCCGGCGCGCCGGTAGCCGACAATCAGAACAGCGAGACCGCGGGCGTCGGCGGGCCGGTTCTGGTTCAGGACCAGGCGCTGCTCGAGAAGCTCGCGCACTTCAACCGTGAGCGCATCCCGGAGCGCATCGTGCACGCGCGCGGCGCTGGTGCGTACGGCACCTTCACGCTGACCCGAGACGTCTCGCAGTGGACGCGGGCGAAGTTCCTCTCCGAGGTCGGCAAGCAGACCGAGACGTTCCTGCGCTTCTCCACCGTCGCGGGCAACCTCGGCTCGGCGGACGCGGTGCGTGACCCCCGCGGCTTCGCCCTGAAGTTCTACACCGAAGAGGGCAACTACGACCTCGTCGGCAACAACACCCCGGTGTTCTTCATCAAGGACGCCATCAAGTTCCCGGACTTCATCCACACCCAGAAGCGCGACCCGTACACCGGCTCGCAGGAGGCGGACAACGTCTGGGACTTCTGGGGCCTCAGCCCGGAGTCGACGCACCAGGTGACCTGGCTCTTCGGTGACCGCGGCATCCCGGCCACGCTGCGCCACATGAACGGCTACGGCTCGCACACGTACCAGTGGAACAACGAGGCCGGCGAGGTCTTCTGGGTCAAATACCACTTCAAGACCGACCAGGGGATCAAGAACCTCACCACCGACGAGGCCAACCGCCTCTCCGGTGTGGACCCGGACTCCCACCAGCGCGACCTGCGTGAGTCCATCGAGCGCGGCGACTTCCCGTCCTGGACCGTGCAGGTGCAGATCATGCCGGCGGCCGAGGCGACGAACTACCGCTTCAACCCCTTCGACCTGACCAAGGTCTGGCCGCACGAGGACTATCCGCCGATCGAGATCGGCAAGCTGGAGCTCAACCGCAACCCGGAGAACATCTTCGCCGAGGTCGAGCAGTCGATCTTCAGCCCCGCGCACTTCGTGCCGGGCATCGGTCCGTCACCGGACAAGATGCTCCAGGGCCGTCTCTTCGCGTACGGCGACGCCCACCGCTATCGCGTCGGCATCAACGCCGACCACCTGCCGGTGAACCGCCCGCACGCCACCGAGGCGCGCACCAACTCCCGTGACGGCTACCTGTACGACGGTCGCCACAAGGGCACGAAGAACTATGAGCCGAACAGCTTCGGCGGCCCGTTCCAGACGGACAAGCCGCTGTGGCAGTCGGTCCCGGTCACCGGTGGCACCGGCAACCACGAGGCGCCCAGCCACGCCGAGGACAGCGACTTCGTGCAGGCGGGCAACCTCTACCGGCTGATGTCCGAGGACGAGAAGGGCCGTCTGATCGAGAACCTCGCCGGGTTCATCTCGAAGGTGTCGCGCGACGACATCGCCGAGCGCGCGGTCAACAACTTCCGCCAGGCGGATGGTGACTTCGGCAAGCGGCTCGAGGCCGCGGTCCAGGCCCTTCGCGCCTGA
- a CDS encoding DMT family transporter yields the protein MAWLLVVVAGILETGFAVCLKLSHGFTRLWPTVAFASFALGSFGLLTLALKKLDVGPAYAVWTGIGAAGTAIYGMVFLGDVVSTLKIISITLVITGVIGLQLSGSAH from the coding sequence ATGGCGTGGCTGCTAGTGGTGGTCGCCGGGATCCTGGAAACAGGCTTCGCGGTCTGCCTCAAGCTCTCGCACGGTTTCACCAGGCTCTGGCCGACGGTCGCCTTCGCCAGTTTCGCGCTCGGCAGCTTCGGCCTGCTGACGCTCGCGCTGAAGAAGCTCGATGTGGGTCCCGCGTACGCGGTGTGGACGGGCATCGGCGCGGCGGGCACCGCGATCTACGGAATGGTCTTCCTCGGCGATGTGGTCTCCACCCTCAAGATCATCTCCATCACGCTGGTGATCACCGGCGTCATCGGACTGCAGCTCTCGGGCTCGGCCCACTGA
- a CDS encoding CBS domain-containing protein — translation MLVRDAMSTVVLTIGPAHTLRQAACLMAARRIGAAVVLDTDAGGLGILTERDILNSVGAGQDPDRETAGTHTTTDVVFAAPSWTLEEAAEAMTHGGFRHLIVLDDDGPVGIVSVRDIIRCWAPVRRHPAILAG, via the coding sequence ATGCTCGTCCGTGACGCCATGAGCACGGTGGTCCTCACCATCGGACCCGCACACACACTCCGACAGGCGGCCTGCCTGATGGCCGCGCGCCGTATCGGCGCCGCCGTAGTCCTCGACACCGACGCCGGCGGCCTCGGCATTCTGACCGAGCGCGACATTCTGAACTCGGTGGGCGCGGGGCAGGACCCCGATCGTGAGACCGCCGGTACCCACACCACCACCGACGTCGTCTTCGCCGCGCCGTCCTGGACCCTGGAGGAGGCCGCCGAGGCCATGACACACGGTGGCTTCCGGCATCTGATCGTGCTCGACGACGACGGGCCCGTCGGCATCGTCTCCGTACGCGACATCATTCGCTGCTGGGCCCCGGTCAGGCGGCACCCCGCGATTCTGGCGGGTTAG